aagcaaatatccttttattttcttgtttcgtttatatcacaaaaaacacataaaaattgctAAGTTCTCGTTCTGAATCAGACAGTTCAATAAACCGTTCAAATCATATAAAATCGACAATCAGacagttctcagcactgtccagttctattaattccgctgcaactctAACAAATTTTGTTCTTTTGAGTAATTTTCGTATCATTTGGCATCAGAGACAGATTTGTTGATCCAAGACGGTGATCATGGATTTTAATGAtccaaattttcttcaaaatctcCAAGAGGCTTTAAAGAACATCAACTTTACCCCAGGATAACGTATGCAACCACGGAGAGAACCAGTCAAGTACATGGATGAGTTCAAAGTCAATGAACTTCCGGAGTTTGTTGGTGGCACGGATCCCGAGGAATATTTTGAATGGGAAAGACAGATGGAGAGGATGTTTGACTTCAAGGACATTGATGATGAGAAGCGTTGCAAATATGCAATCTTGAAGCTACGCAAGAACGCATCTTTATGGTATGAAAGTTTGAAGGCTGCTAGGGCACGTGAAGGGAAGGAAAAACTAGCTTCGTGGGAGTCTTTAAAACGTAAGCTACGAAAGAGGTTTGTTCCCAAAACTCATAAGATTTATTTATATCGTAAATTGGCTGAATTAATGAAAGGGAGCTTGAGTATTGCCGATTATATTGCTGAATTTGAAAGAATAACCCTTATGAGTGAAGTAGAGGAGATTGAGGAACAAAAGATGGCTCGTTTCTTTCGAGGGTTAAACCTTAATATTGCTCATGCGGTCGAGATGCACCCTTATTCTTCTTTCGATATGTTATGTGATCTTTGTATCAAGGCGGAAGGGCAAAATAAGGCTAAACGTGCTAATGTAAGTAACTCATCGAAAGTTAATCCTTGGAGTAAACCTGATTTGTCTAAGAATATGGGAGCTAGTTCGAGTTCTAGTTCGAAACCCACTGTTCCAGCAACACCAGTCGCTCAAACAGTTCATAAGACTGTTCAGACGCCTAAAGAAAAGAGTTTGGCTACCGTTCGTTGTTTTAAGTGTCAAGGTTTTGGACACTTTCAGAATGCTTGTCCTAACAAAAGAAATATTACATTGCGAGAGGCCGTGGAAGTTCGTGATGAATTATTTGAAGAAGACAATGAAGATGGATTATTTCTAATGAATGAAGCCGAGGAAGGAGAGGTAGATTTTGAGCCTTATGAACCACCTATGTATGATACTAATCTTGTTCTACGACGTACTTTACAAGCTAATACAGAGCCTATTACAACGGAGCAACGAGACCATATTTTTCATACAAAGTGTCAAGTGAAAGACAAGTGGTGTAGTGTGATTATTGATGGGGGAAGTTGCACGAATGTGGCTTCAACGGAGATGGTAGATAAATTGGCACTCGTTACTATGGTACATCCTAAACCTTATAATTTACATTGGCTTGATGATGGTAGCAAGGTGAAAGTTACAAGGCAGGTACGTGTTGGTTTTACAATGGGTTCTTACAAGGACGAGGTGCTTTGTGACGTTATtcctatggatgcttgtcatattcTTTTAGGACATCCTTGGCAATTTGATCGTAATGTTAATCATAATGGAAGAAGTAATGAATATTCTTTATTGGTGAATGGCAAGAAGATAGTATTGTGTTCTATGTCCCCGGAAGCAATTCGAGCTATGCACgtaaagaagggtaagaaaccaaGTTTGTCTATGTTTGCTAGTGAACGAGAGGTGGAGCAAGCTATTGATGATGTCGAAACAGTATATGGATTGGTCTCAAGTGAGAGTCCTACAAAGACCATCACAACGAGTCTTGAAGATGGAATACTTAAAGAATTATTGCACGAGTTTAAGGATGTTTTCCCCGAAGATGTACCACCGGGTTTGCCTCATATTTGTGGAATTGAACATCAAATTGATCTCGTACCAGGTGCCCCACTTCCTAACAAGGCCGCTTATCGTAGTAATCCCGAGGAGACCAAGGAGTTACAACGTCAAATTGAAGAACTCATGGAGCGTGGTTATGTTCGTGAAAGTATGAGTCCTTGTGCCGTTCCCGCATTGCTTGTACCTAAAAAGGATGGGACGTAGAGGATGTGCATCGATAGTAGAGCGGTAAATAATATTACTATCAAATATCGCTTTCCTATtccaagacttgatgatatgtTAGATGAGCTTCATGGTTCGGTCATATTTTCAAAAATCGATTTGAGAAGTGGTTATCATCAGATTCGAATGCGTGAAGGTGATGAATGGAAGACCGCGTTCAAAACAAAGCATGGTTTATATAAGTGGTTGGTAATGCCATTCGGTCTCACTAATGCCCCAAGTActtttatgagattaatgaatgaaGTTTTGAAACCATTCTTGGGACAGTTTATTGTCGTCTACTTGGACGATATTCTAATTTATAGTAAGAGTATCCAGGAACATTTTGAACACTTACGGGCAGTGTTTGAAACACTTCGAAAACAGCAGCTATATGGTAAGGCCGAGAAGTGTACATTCTTGGTAGATAACGTGATGTTCTTGGGTTATGTTGTCTCGAAAGATGGAGTATCGGTTGATCAAACAAAGATAGAGGCTATTCGTTCTTGGCCAAGTCCTAAAACAGTAACTGAGGTTAGATCTTTTCATGGACTTGCTTCCTACTATCGATGTTTTATTCGTGATTTTAGTACCGTTACTAGTCCTATTAcggagtgtatgaagaaaggcaCATTCTATTGGAGCGAGGCTGCCGAAGGGGCgtttaaaacaattaaaaggaAGCTATGTGAAGCTCCCGTGTTAGCATTACCCGACTTCTCACAACCTTTCGAAGTCGAATGCGATGCTTGTGGTGTAGGGATTGGAGCTGTTCTAATTCAAAATAAGCGACCTATTGCTTATTTCTCGGAGAAGTTAGGAGGAGCTCGACTTAATTATTCAACCtatgacaaggaattttatgCTATTGTTAGAGCTCTTaatcattggagtcattatcttCGTCCTAGTCACTTTATTTTACACTCGGATCATGaatcattaaaacatatacatggGCAACAAAAGTTGAATCCGAGGCATGCTAAGTGGGTTGAATTTCTACAATCATTTCATTTTTCATCAAAGTATAAGGATGGTAAGAGTAACGTTGTGGAAGATGCTCTTTCACGCCGTTATTCATTGTTATCTACACTTGAAGTTCGTTTGCTAGGTTTTGAGATCTTGAAAGATTACTATATTGAAGATATTGATTTTGGAGAGATTTACAAGGAATGTCAAGATGGTTCCTTCAAAGACTTCGTGATTCATGACGGATTCCTCTTCAAAGGTAATCTTCTTTGTGTACCTAAGCATTCAGTTTGTGAATTATTGGTGCATGAAGCACATGGAGGTGGGTTAGCTGGTCATTTTGGTGTGCAAAAGACGTTGGATGTATTGAAGGAACATTTTCATTGGCCAAAGATGCAAGGAGATGTATACAACATTGTGAGCAAGTGTGTGACTTGTTATCTTATGAAAAGCAAGTTCAAGCTCGGAGAATACACCCCATTGTCGATTCCAATTAGACCATGGGAAGATGTGTCGATGGATTTCATTATTGCATTGCCTCGCACTCAACGAGGTAAGGATGCTATCATGGTAGTAGTTGATCGTTTCTCCAAGATGGCGCATTTTGTGGCTTGTAACAAGGCGGATGACGCAAGCAATGTGGCTGATTTGTATTATAATGAGATCGTTCGTCTACATGGAATACCAAAGACAATAGTTTCTGATCGTGATTCAAAATTTTTGAGTTACTTTTGGAACACATTATGGAGGAAGGTTGGAACAAAGCTCCTGTTTAGTACTTCACACCATCCACAAACAGAAGGGCAAACTGAAGTTACTAATCGTATTCTTGGAACTATTTTGCGAGGATTGGTAAGCAAGACTCAAAAGGATTGGGATTTAAAATTATCACATGCCGAGTTCGCTTATAATAGTTCTCCCACGTTTGCAACAACTCACTCTCCATTTGAAGTTGTTTATGGTTTGAATCCTTACTTACCATTAGACTTGATACCGCTACCTAAAGATGAATTGGTGCATAAGGATGCGGAGTCAAAATTGAAGTCTATGATCAAGTTGCATGAACAGGTAAGGGAACGGATCAAAACCGTTAATGAGGCTTACAAGaagaaatcaaacaaacataGGAAGCCAAGGCTTTTTAATCCAGGAGAtttggtatggttacatttgaggAAAGAAAAGTTCCCTAGCAAGAGGAAGAACAAATTAATGCCAAGGGCCGAGGGACCTTACAAAGTGATCGAGAAAGGGAATGATAATGCATACAAGATCGAACTTCCAGGAGACTATGGAGTACATGCTACATTTAATGTCGGGGATCTATCTCCATACCTTGACGATGATGGGATTtctgaattgaggacaattcctttcaaaggggGAGGGGGTGATACGATATTGATTGCCGAGGAAGTTAACTTAGACTGGGAGCAGTTAAATGAAACAGTCCCGCGGACTGTTCAGATCCATCAGCTATTTGGTGCCAAGTCCGAGTCAGCCAAAGGAGTCGTGTGTTTACTTGGGCTCCAAGTATAGTCTTACCTTGGACGCCAAGCAACAAAGACCGAATTTGGAGAAGCAAGGAAACGTGCATAGGCAAGCACAAAGTCGATTGCCATATCTTTCCTGATTTAAGTTTTCCTAATTAGTAGTCTATCCAgttttaggaaagtttccaattttcttaaaatctggTTTAGTTAATTACTTCCTTGTTGTTATTTCCTTTAATTATTTTTCCTAAAAGTATTAGGATTATAATAAGGCAAATTAGCCATAGCTTATGTCGAGTAAGATTAGGAAAGTCGATTGTTTCCTTAAGTCCATCTAGGAGTCGGTCTagcttagtataaatagggagctaTTGTATCCCTATTTCATCATCCAAGAATTATCAATAAACTTGCAAAGTTTTCGTTTACATTGTGTAAGCATCAAGGTTCGACGAGTTTCGTTCCAAACcccgttattgtttgacgcgttttcgaacattaacacgagttataatcaataggtcttgattataattcaccattggttgagctataggtctagctcaagcaaatatccttttattttcttctttcgtTTATATcacaaaaaacacataaaaattgctAAGTTCTCGTTCCGAATCAGACAGTTCAATAAACCGTTCAAATCATATAAAATAGACAATCAGacagttctcagcactgtccagttctattaattccgctgcaactctAACAAATTTTGTTCTTTTGAGTAATTTTCGTATcaaggagaacgtggaggatagcattccctcttcctctgcaacggtaattgttcctagaaagtcaagtaggatttctaatccacctgaccgctaccttgggaacatcgaagaggatggtgttttgttacttttggaaagtgatgaacccactacctacaaatcggccatgtctagtcctgactcctcgctttggctagaagccatgcggtccgaaatggattccatgtacgagaaccaagtatgggacttggtcgATTTACCTGAGGttgtgcgaccccttcagtgtaaatggatatataaaattaagctcggtgtggataaacatgtagatgtttacaaagctagattggtggcaaaaggtttcacccaaattcatggtctacactatgacgaaaccttcgctcacGTCGCTAtacttcggtccattaggataatcttagcggttgccgcgtttcatgattatgagatttggcaaatggatgtcaaaaccgccttcttgaatgagattctagaagaagaagtgtacatgatacaacctgaaggttttgtggatacatctaaccctaagaaggtgtgtaagctcaagaagtccatctatggtcttaagcaagcatctcggagttggaatcatcgctttgatcatgttattaaacaatacggtttctgTAAcgccccggtttatgaaggagcctttagcaagacattccctaataaaccggactgttaccatctcggtttcccgaggtagtgaataacaaagtacaacaaaaccaaagtactttaaattaaaacttaacgattacgtgtttattacaaattatccaactaatacttaatataagataaatacaacccacagcggaaaataaaataagtgataaaatcttctatgtggtctagacttctaggtagattggccaagtcctcacgcatcccatagctcccaagtcagctaatctttagaaCTCACAAATCTgctcccattatggttcatcacggtgttcacgaatacacagggtcaaccacgaggttgagtagggaaaacaatgaaacaataaatatgatatgcatgctcctccgtcacctccatctccatctcaacacatatctcatatctcataccccggacaacccagccataccgatccccggtagactatatatatcgaccgaagtcgatctgccagctcaacagctgaggacaccagggcaagtcctgcagaacccgcctgggccttatcacaacatcacatcgtatctcaacatcgtcaccaccacatcctcctccaactcccatgcatatgaaatgctcaacagtaattaatgcaatgcaatatgtatataattcatcgaacgataaatcataaagtcatgccgttACCCAtttgttgtgatatcatactcaatacgatcaaaacagtcaatcacctttccgaatataaatgataacgtaaatcaacaaccaggaatcaagtcaacacaattcaacaatgacgataataagacaagtgtatttccctacctcaagtgccagcaaatccaattaagcagttaagcagtccaatgGACAGATGCCCAATAATATATCATCACGGAATCgctctctgaaagataaataatgataacaattacttcactattcccgttcccaagatagagggttattaatgatagaatttccttaaaatggaaactttcccgatatagaaattttctatttcaactaacccgattcaaaacccgacttgaattatttaactgactcggaaattaaattggataattaatatgataattaaatgaattataagattaaaagaatccgaatcaaacattgaacaactcaacaatcccgactcaaacccgcctCTACTTATTTTAATGTACTCGGGAATTAACTCCaataaattatttagaagactcggggattaattaattaattaagaatatgacccattacgaaatataacgattgaATTACGAAAACCCGCTTCaaaaaccaaaacagcccgtcATCCACACAACCCCCTTCCCACGCGCTCAcccgccaccacaggccaccacgaggccgtgtcaaccaccagccgtggtccccacttcaacccaaccaccaacg
The Silene latifolia isolate original U9 population chromosome 11, ASM4854445v1, whole genome shotgun sequence genome window above contains:
- the LOC141613969 gene encoding uncharacterized protein LOC141613969 — its product is MQPRREPVKYMDEFKVNELPEFVGGTDPEEYFEWERQMERMFDFKDIDDEKRCKYAILKLRKNASLWYESLKAARAREGKEKLASWESLKRKLRKRFVPKTHKIYLYRKLAELMKGSLSIADYIAEFERITLMSEVEEIEEQKMARFFRGLNLNIAHAVEMHPYSSFDMLCDLCIKAEGQNKAKRANVSNSSKVNPWSKPDLSKNMGASSSSSSKPTVPATPVAQTVHKTVQTPKEKSLATVRCFKCQGFGHFQNACPNKRNITLREAVEVRDELFEEDNEDGLFLMNEAEEGEVDFEPYEPPMYDTNLVLRRTLQANTEPITTEQRDHIFHTKCQVKDKWCSVIIDGGSCTNVASTEMVDKLALVTMVHPKPYNLHWLDDGSKVKVTRQVRVGFTMGSYKDEVLCDVIPMDACHILLGHPWQFDRNVNHNGRSNEYSLLVNGKKIVLCSMSPEAIRAMHVKKGKKPSLSMFASEREVEQAIDDVETVYGLVSSESPTKTITTSLEDGILKELLHEFKDVFPEDVPPGLPHICGIEHQIDLVPGAPLPNKAAYRSNPEETKELQRQIEELMERGYVRESMSPCAVPALLVPKKDGT